The genomic window AAGAAGGGAGAGAAGAGCGAGTCATGAAGTGGTGAGCAAGTCTTGGGGGTACCGAGTTAGACCTAAGAAGCTCGATTCTGCTTGGGGAGCCAACCAAATCAGCTCCTCCATCACTGTGGACGAATCTGCAGCTAGCTCCGTTTTTGCAGAAGCCTCTAGCGAAGTAAGAACAGGGCACACCTCCAAACCCTAAATCAGAATCACCACCATACCCTAAACCGTCCAAAACGCAGCTACCGCTTCTCGCATGCACAGAGCCCAAAAAATCAGTACTTCTGGAGTTCATATCATCCATGAGCTCGAAATCGTTGGTTAAATCCCTAGAAGATCTTCCTCCATTAGCGTAAAAGGGCAAAGAAGCTGGATTGAGTGAAGAGCCACGGTTGTTCTTAGGGCTAATCAACTCATCTTGATGACTCCACGGAGACCTTGAACAGTTCATGAGACCTAACTCTTTCTTGGCTTTCACTATAACAGAGTGAACAAGAGTCTCTGGACCAAAAGCTAGCCTTATCATCTCTTTTTCACCGTGAtcttgaagaaggagaagaccCATGATCTTTGATGCGTTTTCAGGGTCTAAGCTTTGGATTCTAGAGAGCACAATCCTAGTAGCTTCATATCCATCCATagcttttctctctctctttagaATTAGAATAGagtagagagaagaagaaggaaagagtaGTGTTTTTGTAGAGAGTGTTTGTTGTCTTGTGTACAGAGAGGTTGTTGTCGTTAAGAGGGTCTCTCTGGTTTCTAGTGTTGGATTTTagtttaatgttatttttttgggttacttaactacaaatttattaaaccTATCTACTACTACTAACCTTAACTATAATTTTTCATCTCTGGTTCCTGCGAAACACCAGTAAAtaccaaaaattttaaaagagaaatagtATAAAAAGTTACTACtctattcatttttttgttttcttctcgcTCGCGTgcttacaagaagaaaaaaaattaacactttaagaaaaagagttggagaaaaaaaggaaaaggtaaatacttttttaggaaaaaaaaaaaagtttttgcaTGCCGAGAATTTTTccatggaaaacaaaacaaaaaaaaaatcgtaactTTCTATGTTTGAGTAAAACTTTACTAGACcgaaaagagaaataaaaatttactttacctgaaaaagtcaaaatgaTCAATAGATGAATCTCTGTGGAGAACATTATTAGCAGAAGAGTGAATTTTGCTGCAGGTGAGAGACTGACGGTTACTGCTCCTTTGGGAATAGTAGATGAAGAAAGATGTCATCATATTATTAGATTCTTCTTATCATCAaatttaagagagaaagataaagagaagaagtacGTACACTTAATTGTATGTTTCAGTGAATCTGAGTAAACTGAGttatgagagaagaagatatctTCCGGATTTGGGATCtctgtgttgttgttgttgtgtggaTCAGGAGAAAACTCTCTGGTCTTTCTTTCACgagtggaagaagaaagagagagatagaaaaaacacagagagatTGTGTAAtaaactgtttttaaaaagcaaattaaaaacaaaagatggtTGCATTGCACGTTCTCTGACACAaccccatttttttttttttgttcattcgGACAGGAAAGATACACGCGCCTTCCGTTGGGATGTGTTGGTCACGCGCCGGTGATTGATATGCAGACCAGCTGTATCGCTGGGGTCTCCACTCTCTCCTACtgtctctttctcatttttcatcattttattttggtagGGACACATTTTTAAGTATAGCTAAGCTTTTGGtttgattacaaaattaaataaactacctggttttcttattcttcaacttgcttattttaaaatgaaacgGCAGAATTTTATTGTCATTTAAAGATAAATTTGAGTAATTAGGGAAACATAAAAAGCATGTCATATCCAAATTGTCAATTTGCTCAGCTTAATCTCTGCTTTTATTGtccttttatttgtttggtgaGAGACACttgaattttatttcattcaaTCATTATTGCATGCTTCGATCacatgaaattaaataaaaaccattTCATTATTAAAATCTGTCTTAATTAATCTCATGGGCATATGATTTATTGTCAAATGTGTTGACCAATTCCATAGGTTTCTTATTTGAAGCAACATAACTAATTATCTAGAAAAAATCTTACACACGTAGTTTCACATATTCAAAGTATtgagtatgtttttttttgctttaataaaatattcatGAGAGGGTAGGATTAAAGATGAAAAGACATGATTGTTCTAAATTAATGTAGggttaaaaaagaattattattttttgaaaatttaaaatttcgaaaggacctttttataaaagaagaatgaCCCACAAAGGAAAGCAATGATTATAATAGTTATTTTTTGGGTGTCAAAAGCAGTGGTCTAGTCTAGTCACAAGAGCCGAGGCACCTAACACTTCACTCTATGATTATGtgttttcaatattataaagtatatatactCTTTGCTAAATAATTTACCCCAAAAATCTAACATTGCGGCCTTATCATTGACTCATCCAGAAATATTTGATTCGCATGTAAATTTTACATGGGGGAGAATGATTATTATGCGCAAATGTTTGAGGcgaattgaaaaaaaaaaataatgattggGGCAGTCTATTCCACACCAATGGAATTCATTTGCATTTGAAATTTATGATATACACATGCATGTATGATGCATACCTTAAGTCCTTATCTATTATTGGTTTGGGTATTCACCATACCCACATATAGAGAATCTATAAATGGACCCCCAAAGATCTTCTAAGCCCACAattatcatcatatatacatacaactACAAATCTACAATCATCCTCCTCttcatttcaaaatcaattccACATCAAGATGTTTTGGTACCCTTAAAATAGACATATGTAGAATAAGTTACCAATCTGTGTATATGTTAACTATATTGGAATCCGACCTCTATGCCCCTAATTAAAcccatatgtatatatatacacacaataCCACAGCCCGTAAACGCTTAACGTGAGAATGGTGGTGGTTGAGGAACAAAAGATTGAATAGGATCATGAAGTGTTTGGCCCTCCTCGCACTCCACTCTTGCCGCTTCACACATCATATTACTTGTTGCTAAGTTGCATCCATCTGTGTGATTACACGAGATCCAAAATTGTGTCAAGATTAGGTCTAGGTCacttttgtataaaaatgatGGTGATGAATGGTTTACTATTAGTTTACGTTTTCATTATTcgaaaatgtgatttttactAAGACGATAACCAAATAAATGAAACTAGTTCTTTAGCGTTTCGTATTGTTCAATAAAATTTCAGTAGCTCAAATTTCATTAGCTATTTACTAGTTCTTCCTCTTAATGCTAAATTTTTCATCAACGTATCAGATTGTTGACAACCAATTTCAACTAGTAAACCAAATAGTAGGAGAAATCACCTTCTTTGAACACAAAACCAGAACCGTTGCATTGTTTCTGAAACGAGAAACTACAAAGTTCAACTTCAATTTTCCCCTGCATCTCTACCAGAAGAGCCCGGAGTCTGATCAATTCAGTTTCCACCATTTCTTGGCTCTGAAGTTTTCTAAGGAATTGCTCATTCAGAGATTGCAATCTCATCACTTCATCTTCAAGGTATGCAGTGCgagccttcttcttctccctgtACTTCCTCACTGCCTCTCTATTACCACATAACCGTTTCTTGTTGCTACTGTCAGAATGATCATTCTCTTGCTGATCCTGCTGcaacataaaaatatgtatctATAACAATCCATTAAAATATCATCAGAAACATACCATATCTTAAGGGAAGAGATATTATTACAGAGATGATGAGATGAGTGTGAGCGTGGAAGCATGTGTGGGAGTGAGAAGCATCCTCTGGGCCTGGAGGGTTACAGCTATGAGTGTGACTACATCCTCTCGTTACTCGATCTTgatctttatcttcttcctcattcatctttatatatctttgattCTGAGGTCCAAACTCAAGATCTCCAAAGAAAACACCTGTTCTGTTTGGGACATAGAATTATGGTGAtattattagggtttttgattaaaGTAAAGATGGTGTTGAAGAATATGTTCTTGATTAACATAGTGGATGAATAAAACAGTAGTCAactctttataattttttgacatggcccaagaaagaaaaatcttacAGAGAATCAAAGTTAGAAACTCGTTGGTTTCCTCTGCAATCcttgcaacaacaaaacatcCAAGTACAAAGATTGATAggctttttggttttgagattaccttaaaatgtttttttttttgtctgtacCAAACtttgaaatggttttattACTAGAAATTACGACGGAACAATAAGCAAAGCCATTTACCATATCCCCAGACCCcaatgaataatatattataagaaaGAGAATTGGTTCTTTAATGTCAATTGTCAAATTGTTTCgtatagaaaaagaagaagacttttcTCATGGATTTTAACTTATTGCACGTCTCTATCATTATTTAGTGTTCGCTGGCGGACACGTTTTGTAAACgtgtttatcatcatcatcttgcTTCCCGACGAGATTTGAGTTCAAGAAGCAAAAATGGCGAGTTTCATCAAGGCATGGGGTTTAGTGATCATCTCACTGTGTTACACTTTTTTCATTGCCAAATTGGTTCCAAAAGGAATCAAAAGGCTCATACTATTTTTCCCTGTCTTCCTCATTTTCTTCATAGTACCTTTCTTGATATATTCCTTACATTTACTCGGCATCACGGCTTTCTTCATCGCTTGGCTAGCAAATTTCAAGCTCTTATTATTTGCATTAGGGCGCGGTCCTCTCTCTTCAAACCATAAACCCCTATCTCTCCCTATTTTCTTAGCTGTCTCTTGCTTGCCCATCAAGATTCAGCTGAGCCCAAAACCTACAAAAACTCACTCCCATGAAGGATCCACAGAGGGTCCTTTGATTTATACCATAAAGGCAGTTTTTGTGGTTCTCATCATCAAAGCCTACGAATACAGTACCAAATTGCCTGAGAAAGTCGTGCTGACTCTCTACGCGATCCACATATATTTCGCCCTTGAGATCATCCTTGCCGCCACAGCTGCTGCGGTTCGAGCCATGTCGGATCTTGAGCTCGAGCCACAGTTCAACAAGCCGTACCTAGCGACATCACTTCAAGATTTCTGGGGGAGACGATGGAACCTGATGGTCACTGGAATCTTACGGCCAACCGTGTACGAACCGTCACTTCAACTGTTCTCGGTTTTGGGCCCGAACTATTCCCAGATTCTTGCAGCTTTCGGGACGTTTGTTGTCTCTGGGATAATGCACgagctcatcttcttctacatgGGACGGTTGAGGCCAGACTGGAAGATGATGTGGTTCTTCCTCATAAATGGATTTTGCACGACCGTGGAGATCGCCATCAAGAAAACCATTAACGGTAGGTGGAGATTCCCGAAAGCAATCAGTCAGGTTTTGACACTCACTTTTGTGATGGTGACGGCATTGTGGCTGTTCTTGCCCGAATTTAATCGGTGCAACATAGTTGAGAAGGCTCTTGATGAGTACGCAGCCATAGGCGCATTTGCAGTCGAGGTCAGGAGGAAACTGACCGCATATCTTTTTTAACCCTGCCGTGTGACAAAGCTTGAGTGATCTCtattttaacttatttttttctaacactGTAAAACCGACATTTCTGCAACCCCATCATTTACATGGCACACGAATCAAGAAAATTGTGGAAGTTCATAATACTATACATAAAACCTTGCAAACATGATATGAAAGTAAAGATGAGGGGAAGAAACCCGCTCGAGTAGAGGCAATAACATGCAAAATGGATCAGCAAGATCCGCCTAAGTTACACATCTTAAGTCTATCTAAGGCAGTTAGAATTTGTCTACAACTCCTACAGCTAAAGCTTTTCCCACCAGAAATTAACGCACAGGGAGTTGCTTTCTTACTGATCATGGTGTTCATAAAAGTCCAAGCTTTTGGCGGAAGATCAGTTCCACTTCACCACGAATGCTCTCCACATCTGCAGCATAGTCTCTCTTGTATTCATCCGCCATTGATTCCTCCAGCTGTAGCTTCATTCTCTCTAATGCTTCTTCCAACCCGCAGGACTCTTTGAGAACCTGAGGCTCTATGGATTTaagttgaagaagagtttggATTGCTGTAAGAGCCTGAAACATATTTTCCGAGTAGCATAAGTTAGAAAGAGATGTGTGCCAAGATTCATAGAGGAAGAAAAACGGTCATAGGCCCCTGTAATAGTTCTACCTTTTCTTGGAGATCAAGATCAAGCACCACAATCAAATCGACAACAGACTTTAGGAAAAGACGATCTTTGAAAATAGGAAGTTCATCTTTCTCTGTGTTCTGTAGTTGAGACTCAGCCAAATCACCGACTAAGAATACAGCTTTCCGTCTCAATTTCATATCCAAGCTCCCATTGTTCATTACATCCTGTAAATACGACGAAACATGGTTAGTTTTTTTCCAATCCAGAGAATGAATGAACAAAACCTGACATGATGTATTTCTGGTTTGCTCACCCGAAGCATAATGTATCCATGTGCTGCAAAAAACAAGTCCTGACCAGCTATATTATTTCGTATCAAGGCAGAAACAGCAAAAAGTGCTTTCACAGCTTCTTCAGTAGAGCTGGAGTTTACCATCTTTATTAGTGTTGTTAAAGCTCCAAGTTCAAGAACCTGTAACCAAATTCACAGAACAAGAAACATGATGTGTTTCAGACGGTTTATACTTCAACACACGGTTCTGCTCTACAAGTACAACGAAATCAAACCTGCTCTTGAACAAAAGGATTGTTTTGGCTAGCTTTCCCGAGCACCCACGCAGCTAGTTTCCTTACTTCTGTGTCATCATGATTAAGCTCTCCTGCTACAACTCTAAGCCCTCCTGATTTGCTCAAATCTAcacaagaaaagaatgatGCCACAATTGATCAGACTCATGTGAAACTGTAACACAaacacatttatatatacaagattCAATAGCAAGTTACAAGCTTCCAGTTACCATTTGCATTATCAATAGGTTCAACGAGGATCAAAAGTTCCTGCAAAGCACGGTGACGATCTTCAAGAGACAAGGATGAATTATTCAAGTCATCTATCGCTATTTGCATCAACTTCGCATTCGACGGCATTTTCAGCTTCTCCACCAGCTCCTATATAAGAGCACTTTCATGAACTTCCAGAGACAAAGCAATcagaaattaaaaaccaaaatcacaaaGTCCGTACCTTTAACTCTAATTGACGCTTCTGTAACTCATCCAAAGACATCTTCTCTGCATCTTTAGCTGCTTCCTTCAATGTCGCAGGATCCGAGTGACCTAACCGAAGATATCCAACATAGAATCAGATCTAAATGAAATTAGTGAGGAAGAAGGACactgagaaagaaaatttacCTATTGCCCAGTGTAACATCCCATCAAGTGAAGAGAATCCACCATCGATTTGATCTTGCTCTCCGATCACCACACCGGAATCTTCTACCAATTCGGCTTCATCTCTAACACTAGACCAGACCATTCCCCCGGAAGAGTTAACTTTCTCAGCGATCGAAAAACCCACCAATGAGATCACCACCAATAGAAACACATAtcggaaaaagaaaatcgtCGGCATCTTTGTCTTCCCGGCGGTAGACTTAATCAGTAAATAAAGGTTTAAGCTTTTTCCCGTTTTGCGACTTTACCATTTATGTTTTCAGAATTTATATACGAAAGTAACTACTCCTTAACAACGTGTTCAGCcaattatattattacacGTCATCTCATCCATCGTCACCTTCTATCGCGCTAAAACATTAAAGTGCCAGGTGGCAGAAGCGGGACCAATTGAATGATTAATCTTATTTACGTCAACTAAAATTAGGGTGTAAATTGaaactattattatttatcaGTACGAaatagaatttttaaaaactataagGGTGGATTTGAAATATTTAGGAAAAGgcataattaattagaaacaCGACCCCTCCACTTCCTT from Arabidopsis thaliana chromosome 3, partial sequence includes these protein-coding regions:
- the BZIP24 gene encoding basic leucine zipper 24; the protein is MNEEEDKDQDRVTRGCSHTHSCNPPGPEDASHSHTCFHAHTHLIISQDQQENDHSDSSNKKRLCGNREAVRKYREKKKARTAYLEDEVMRLQSLNEQFLRKLQSQEMVETELIRLRALLVEMQGKIEVELCSFSFQKQCNGSGFVFKEDGCNLATSNMMCEAARVECEEGQTLHDPIQSFVPQPPPFSR
- a CDS encoding ARM repeat superfamily protein (ARM repeat superfamily protein; FUNCTIONS IN: binding; INVOLVED IN: biological_process unknown; LOCATED IN: endomembrane system; CONTAINS InterPro DOMAIN/s: Nucleotide exchange factor Fes1 (InterPro:IPR013918), Armadillo-like helical (InterPro:IPR011989), Armadillo-type fold (InterPro:IPR016024); BEST Arabidopsis thaliana protein match is: Fes1C (TAIR:AT5G02150.1); Has 632 Blast hits to 632 proteins in 203 species: Archae - 0; Bacteria - 3; Metazoa - 254; Fungi - 162; Plants - 146; Viruses - 0; Other Eukaryotes - 67 (source: NCBI BLink).), with product MPTIFFFRYVFLLVVISLVGFSIAEKVNSSGGMVWSSVRDEAELVEDSGVVIGEQDQIDGGFSSLDGMLHWAIGHSDPATLKEAAKDAEKMSLDELQKRQLELKELVEKLKMPSNAKLMQIAIDDLNNSSLSLEDRHRALQELLILVEPIDNANDLSKSGGLRVVAGELNHDDTEVRKLAAWVLGKASQNNPFVQEQVLELGALTTLIKMVNSSSTEEAVKALFAVSALIRNNIAGQDLFFAAHGYIMLRDVMNNGSLDMKLRRKAVFLVGDLAESQLQNTEKDELPIFKDRLFLKSVVDLIVVLDLDLQEKALTAIQTLLQLKSIEPQVLKESCGLEEALERMKLQLEESMADEYKRDYAADVESIRGEVELIFRQKLGLL
- the ASAT1 gene encoding acyl-CoA sterol acyl transferase 1 (acyl-CoA sterol acyl transferase 1 (ASAT1); FUNCTIONS IN: acyltransferase activity; INVOLVED IN: biological_process unknown; LOCATED IN: endomembrane system; EXPRESSED IN: 10 plant structures; EXPRESSED DURING: 6 growth stages; CONTAINS InterPro DOMAIN/s: Wax synthase (InterPro:IPR017088); BEST Arabidopsis thaliana protein match is: MBOAT (membrane bound O-acyl transferase) family protein (TAIR:AT5G55350.1); Has 801 Blast hits to 791 proteins in 235 species: Archae - 0; Bacteria - 473; Metazoa - 0; Fungi - 36; Plants - 238; Viruses - 0; Other Eukaryotes - 54 (source: NCBI BLink).) codes for the protein MASFIKAWGLVIISLCYTFFIAKLVPKGIKRLILFFPVFLIFFIVPFLIYSLHLLGITAFFIAWLANFKLLLFALGRGPLSSNHKPLSLPIFLAVSCLPIKIQLSPKPTKTHSHEGSTEGPLIYTIKAVFVVLIIKAYEYSTKLPEKVVLTLYAIHIYFALEIILAATAAAVRAMSDLELEPQFNKPYLATSLQDFWGRRWNLMVTGILRPTVYEPSLQLFSVLGPNYSQILAAFGTFVVSGIMHELIFFYMGRLRPDWKMMWFFLINGFCTTVEIAIKKTINGRWRFPKAISQVLTLTFVMVTALWLFLPEFNRCNIVEKALDEYAAIGAFAVEVRRKLTAYLF
- the BZIP24 gene encoding basic leucine zipper 24 (basic leucine zipper 24 (BZIP24); CONTAINS InterPro DOMAIN/s: Basic-leucine zipper (bZIP) transcription factor (InterPro:IPR004827), Basic leucine zipper (InterPro:IPR011700); BEST Arabidopsis thaliana protein match is: Basic-leucine zipper (bZIP) transcription factor family protein (TAIR:AT2G16770.1); Has 159 Blast hits to 159 proteins in 31 species: Archae - 0; Bacteria - 0; Metazoa - 1; Fungi - 16; Plants - 135; Viruses - 0; Other Eukaryotes - 7 (source: NCBI BLink).); the protein is MFCCCKDCRGNQRVSNFDSLTGVFFGDLEFGPQNQRYIKMNEEEDKDQDRVTRGCSHTHSCNPPGPEDASHSHTCFHAHTHLIISDQQENDHSDSSNKKRLCGNREAVRKYREKKKARTAYLEDEVMRLQSLNEQFLRKLQSQEMVETELIRLRALLVEMQGKIEVELCSFSFQKQCNGSGFVFKEDGCNLATSNMMCEAARVECEEGQTLHDPIQSFVPQPPPFSR
- the BZIP24 gene encoding basic leucine zipper 24 (basic leucine zipper 24 (BZIP24); CONTAINS InterPro DOMAIN/s: Basic-leucine zipper (bZIP) transcription factor (InterPro:IPR004827), Basic leucine zipper (InterPro:IPR011700); BEST Arabidopsis thaliana protein match is: Basic-leucine zipper (bZIP) transcription factor family protein (TAIR:AT2G16770.1); Has 168 Blast hits to 168 proteins in 40 species: Archae - 0; Bacteria - 0; Metazoa - 1; Fungi - 34; Plants - 132; Viruses - 0; Other Eukaryotes - 1 (source: NCBI BLink).); amino-acid sequence: MFCCCKDCRGNQRVSNFDSLTGVFFGDLEFGPQNQRYIKMNEEEDKDQDRVTRGCSHTHSCNPPGPEDASHSHTCFHAHTHLIISQDQQENDHSDSSNKKRLCGNREAVRKYREKKKARTAYLEDEVMRLQSLNEQFLRKLQSQEMVETELIRLRALLVEMQGKIEVELCSFSFQKQCNGSGFVFKEDGCNLATSNMMCEAARVECEEGQTLHDPIQSFVPQPPPFSR